Sequence from the Patescibacteria group bacterium genome:
TTGGAATGAAACCGACCTATGGGGCGGTCTCTAGATACGGATTGATAGCTATGGCTTCATCTCTGGACCAGATAGGCGTATTGGCTAAAAATGTAGAGGACGCCAAGATTTTATTTGATATAATAAAAGGCAGGGATAAAATGGATTCAACGAGCTGCGAAATGGGCAGGGAATATGGGGCTATTGAAAAACCGATTAAGGATTTGGTGATTGGTTTGCCAAAAGAATGCTTTGGCAAAGGGATTCAAAAAGAAGTGAGAGATGTTTTAGAGGTTTCAATCCAAAGATTAAAGGAGAGTGGAATCAAATTTGAAACATTAAGCTTACCACATGTTGGCTATGGCGTGTCATGCTATTATATTATTACGCCAGCAGAGGTTTCCAGTAATTTGGCGCGTTATGACGGCATAAGATACGGAGCATCAGAACAAGGAGATGAATTATTGGATACATATATGAACACAAGAGCTAAATATTTTGGGAATGAGGTAAAAAGAAGAATAATATTAGGCGCTTTCGTTTTGTCCTCTGGCTATTATGACGCTTATTACTTGCGCGCCCAGAAAGTAAGGACTAAAATCGTAGAAGATTTTAAGAAAGCGTTTGGTAAAGTAGATTTAATTCTTACACCCACTTTACCGACCCTTCCGTTCAAACTCGGAGAGCGATTAGACGACCCGTTGTCAATGTATTTAGCAGATTTATTGACTGTTCCCGCTAATTTGGCAGGGCTTCCGGCAATATCAGTCCCAGCGGGAGAATCAAGCGGTTTGCCAATCGGGCTTCAACTAATTG
This genomic interval carries:
- the gatA gene encoding Asp-tRNA(Asn)/Glu-tRNA(Gln) amidotransferase subunit GatA; amino-acid sequence: MDLSSLTIKKIIRGLESKEFSCKEIIDGYLGNISKKDKTINAFISVFEKEAKEQAKEIDIMISAKSKLLPLAGVALAIKDNILVKGNRSTAGSKILDNYIAPYDATVVKKLKEAGAIIIGKTNMDEFAMGSSGEYSAYGVTKNPNNLEYTPGGSSSGSAAAVTADMCAGALGSDTAGSVRQPASFCGIVGMKPTYGAVSRYGLIAMASSLDQIGVLAKNVEDAKILFDIIKGRDKMDSTSCEMGREYGAIEKPIKDLVIGLPKECFGKGIQKEVRDVLEVSIQRLKESGIKFETLSLPHVGYGVSCYYIITPAEVSSNLARYDGIRYGASEQGDELLDTYMNTRAKYFGNEVKRRIILGAFVLSSGYYDAYYLRAQKVRTKIVEDFKKAFGKVDLILTPTLPTLPFKLGERLDDPLSMYLADLLTVPANLAGLPAISVPAGESSGLPIGLQLIAPHFEEDLLFSAANYFENGIT